A genome region from Chlorobaculum tepidum TLS includes the following:
- a CDS encoding metallophosphoesterase, whose translation MIDHHNLPRVLHPDSGNRPEKPRRVDLLLVIASLLAALHLFPTVAFSEPGRLTVLFTSDLHSHFSPHHELADNGSIRDAGGYARLAGAIEQERKRTDGNTLLVDAGDFTQGTLYHTVLQEEALELRLMGAMGYDVATFSNHDFDFRPSGATGMLRAARAKAQVLPQLVISNLRSVQTTPAMRR comes from the coding sequence ATGATCGACCACCACAACTTGCCCCGCGTCCTTCATCCGGATTCCGGAAACCGGCCAGAGAAACCGCGCCGGGTCGATCTGCTGCTCGTCATCGCATCGCTTCTGGCTGCGCTGCATCTTTTTCCAACGGTAGCGTTCTCGGAACCGGGGCGGCTGACGGTGCTCTTCACCAGCGACCTGCACTCCCACTTCTCACCGCATCACGAGCTGGCAGACAATGGAAGCATCCGGGACGCAGGCGGCTACGCTCGGCTTGCCGGAGCGATCGAACAGGAGCGCAAACGAACGGATGGGAACACCCTGCTTGTCGATGCGGGCGACTTCACCCAAGGCACGCTCTACCACACCGTTTTGCAGGAAGAGGCGCTCGAACTTCGCCTGATGGGCGCGATGGGTTACGACGTCGCCACCTTCAGCAACCACGATTTCGACTTCCGCCCATCCGGAGCTACCGGAATGCTCCGCGCCGCGCGAGCCAAAGCGCAGGTGCTGCCGCAACTGGTCATCTCGAACCTCCGTTCAGTACAAACGACCCCGGCGATGCGACGCTGA
- a CDS encoding bifunctional metallophosphatase/5'-nucleotidase: MKQAFRDYPVRGYTIIERNGLRIGIFGLLGKDAAEDASFARPITFSDPVEAARKTVKILKEREKVDLVVCLSHSGTNPDKAHSEDEKLAAAVPGIDVIVSGHTHTILQSPIRAGKTLIVSAGSYGTWLGVLDLKVGKSCKIEVTGYRLRKIDTSVPEDRNIARTIDGFRSLVEERYLSHFGYRFSQVLAFQPFNGQTIEETYTKPGETGLGNLVTDAYRYAVGEAEGRRRHIDAAVDVLGCIRSSLFKGDIRVSDVFQTTSLGPVQYGYCGNTIIVVYLTGRDLKNLLEVHTSIAPSKKDALLSVSGIRFSYNPNRMPFDRVTSVEIEGADHRFRPLENERRYSVAINSYLANLIDFVGKKSFGILQITPRDEAGNAVSARDESRLTVMRNGEPLREWIALAEYLSSFPEKNGIPTMPKRYAKPEGRIVAEASWNPVKLIARGNWITIIAAVLIVVAVILVVEFVHKRFRQGDHK; encoded by the coding sequence CTGAAACAGGCTTTCCGCGACTACCCGGTGCGCGGTTATACGATTATCGAACGCAACGGGCTGCGCATCGGCATTTTCGGTCTGCTTGGCAAGGATGCCGCCGAAGACGCGAGCTTTGCCAGACCAATCACCTTCTCCGATCCAGTCGAAGCGGCAAGAAAAACGGTGAAGATTCTGAAGGAACGCGAGAAAGTTGACCTCGTCGTCTGCCTGTCGCACAGCGGCACCAATCCAGACAAGGCACACTCCGAAGATGAAAAGCTTGCCGCCGCCGTCCCCGGCATTGACGTGATCGTCAGCGGCCACACCCACACAATTCTGCAGTCGCCGATCAGGGCAGGAAAAACGCTCATCGTCTCCGCCGGATCGTACGGCACATGGCTCGGCGTACTCGATCTAAAGGTCGGAAAGAGCTGCAAGATTGAGGTGACGGGATACCGGCTGCGGAAAATCGACACAAGCGTACCGGAAGACCGAAATATCGCCCGCACCATCGATGGCTTCCGGAGTCTCGTCGAAGAGCGCTACCTCTCGCACTTCGGCTACCGCTTCAGCCAGGTGCTTGCCTTCCAGCCATTCAACGGCCAGACCATCGAAGAGACATATACCAAACCCGGAGAAACCGGCCTCGGCAACCTCGTCACCGACGCCTACCGCTACGCCGTCGGAGAGGCTGAGGGTCGCCGCCGCCACATCGACGCCGCTGTCGATGTGCTCGGCTGCATTCGTTCGTCGCTCTTCAAAGGCGACATCCGCGTGTCGGATGTTTTCCAGACCACCTCGCTCGGCCCGGTGCAATACGGCTATTGCGGCAACACCATCATCGTGGTCTACCTCACGGGCCGCGACCTGAAAAACCTGCTCGAAGTCCACACCAGCATCGCTCCGTCAAAAAAAGACGCCCTCCTGAGCGTCTCCGGCATCAGGTTCAGCTACAACCCCAACCGCATGCCGTTCGACCGCGTAACCTCAGTCGAAATCGAAGGGGCCGATCACCGCTTCCGCCCGCTGGAGAACGAACGCCGGTACAGCGTGGCGATCAACTCCTACCTCGCCAACCTGATTGATTTCGTCGGCAAAAAATCCTTCGGCATCCTGCAAATCACGCCGAGAGACGAAGCGGGAAATGCGGTATCCGCCAGAGATGAAAGCAGGCTCACGGTAATGCGGAACGGCGAACCGCTGCGCGAGTGGATCGCACTGGCCGAATACCTCTCGTCGTTCCCCGAAAAGAACGGCATTCCGACGATGCCCAAACGCTACGCCAAGCCCGAAGGCCGCATTGTCGCCGAGGCTTCATGGAACCCCGTCAAGCTCATCGCCAGAGGCAACTGGATCACGATAATCGCCGCCGTACTGATCGTTGTCGCGGTGATACTCGTTGTTGAATTTGTCCACAAGCGCTTTCGGCAAGGTGATCATAAGTGA
- a CDS encoding toll/interleukin-1 receptor domain-containing protein has product MSPKVFVSHASEDKDRFVLQFAERLRQKGIDAWLDKWEMLPGDSLVDKIFEEGIKEAKAVIVVLSKFSVEKPWVREELNAAFVKRINNGSKLIPIVIDDCEVPEALKSTLWEPIADLSAYDKSFDRIVASIYGANDRPPIGPQPEYVQSFVQAIGNLNNIDSLVLRFSCEEVLKTGNAFVNPERVFLKDDKPILPEDELKDSLEILDGGGYIKLMRTLGGGFFPYQITTYGFDVYANASIPDYQGKIAAVVSAIVNEKLMSNAKIQERLKENKIIVDHILNVLENKGHIKQSKMIGGLSEIFNVSPSLKRALSGG; this is encoded by the coding sequence ATGTCCCCCAAAGTTTTTGTAAGCCACGCCAGCGAAGATAAAGATCGATTTGTACTTCAGTTCGCAGAGCGCCTTCGTCAAAAAGGTATCGATGCTTGGCTGGACAAGTGGGAAATGCTCCCGGGAGATAGCCTTGTAGACAAGATATTCGAAGAGGGAATAAAGGAGGCCAAAGCAGTAATCGTCGTTTTATCAAAGTTCAGCGTGGAAAAGCCGTGGGTAAGAGAAGAACTAAACGCCGCCTTTGTTAAAAGGATCAACAACGGGAGCAAACTCATTCCAATCGTTATCGACGATTGCGAAGTCCCAGAAGCGTTGAAAAGCACGTTATGGGAACCCATCGCTGATCTGTCGGCTTATGACAAAAGCTTCGATCGTATTGTTGCCTCGATCTATGGTGCCAATGACAGACCACCTATAGGGCCGCAGCCCGAGTACGTCCAGTCATTTGTTCAAGCCATCGGCAACCTAAACAACATCGATAGTCTTGTGCTCCGTTTTTCCTGCGAGGAAGTATTGAAGACTGGGAATGCTTTCGTTAATCCTGAGCGCGTCTTCTTAAAAGATGACAAACCGATCCTTCCGGAGGACGAGCTGAAAGATTCCTTAGAAATACTTGATGGTGGCGGCTATATCAAACTGATGCGAACCCTCGGCGGTGGCTTTTTCCCATACCAGATAACCACCTATGGCTTTGATGTTTATGCAAATGCTTCTATTCCCGATTATCAGGGCAAGATTGCGGCGGTAGTCTCTGCCATAGTGAATGAGAAGTTGATGAGTAATGCCAAAATTCAAGAGCGACTAAAGGAGAACAAAATCATCGTTGATCACATCTTAAACGTGCTTGAAAACAAGGGCCACATAAAGCAATCAAAAATGATTGGCGGGTTGTCGGAAATATTTAATGTTTCGCCTTCATTGAAGCGAGCACTAAGCGGTGGCTAG